The following are encoded together in the Plasmodium berghei ANKA genome assembly, contig: PbANKA_00_1, whole genome shotgun sequence genome:
- a CDS encoding fam-b protein, with protein MQDASLDINDFYDSSLSILDKYNDGNYDGEENIYTKQIINFHQTNFEYSDTSSKLKDIEDVREFINEITSELEISKKENDNNREYEIAVEQNIDKRLVKKDIDLLISSCENLKELKHSEHILDIDVNNFEKKYNEVISGNNYNIVKCNSKFDETFKRLVKNHALILPVVLLCLISGGFAIPFVILSVHKTGYTINKLFKLIKILKKRSKYKIKKLKTKHVKQPESSIKEPTDGSNNITSGQGTEHHPSAINVKEDIWK; from the coding sequence ATGCAAGACGCCAGTTTAGACATAAATGATTTTTATGATTCAAGTTTGAGCATTTTGGATAAGTATAATGACGGCAATTATGATGGAGAAGAAAACATATATactaaacaaattataaactTTCACCAAAcaaattttgaatatagTGATACATCATCCaaattaaaagatataGAGGATGTGAGAGAATTCATTAATGAAATTACGAGCGAGTTAGAAATATcgaaaaaagaaaacgaTAATAATAGGGAATATGAAATAGCAGTGGAACAAAATATAGACAAAAGGCTAGTAAAAAAGGATATAGATCTCCTTATATCAAGTtgtgaaaatttaaaagaacTGAAACATAGTGAACATATCTTGGATATAGATGTTAATAactttgaaaaaaaatataatgaagtTATTTCAggaaataattataatatagtCAAGTGTAATTCAAAATTTGATGAAACGTTCAAACGTTTAGTGAAGAATCATGCATTAATCCTTCCAGTTGTATTATTGTGTTTAATTTCAGGAGGGTTCGCAATTCcatttgttattttatcaGTACATAAAACGGGATACACCATTAATAAGCTGTTTAAACTCATAAAGATACTCAAAAAAAGAtcgaaatataaaataaaaaaattgaagaCCAAACACGTAAAACAACCAGAGTCATCTATTAAAGAGCCCACAGACGGTTCCAACAATATAACATCTGGTCAAGGAACTGAACATCACCCTTCTGCaataaatgtaaaagaAGATATATGGAAATAG
- a CDS encoding BIR protein: LPHPESQPQKELTPQIELPTQTESSPQIESQQGPEPQPEQDSETQLKSQANIESQDNENVIQPASTPEKSSMNHETIKKITEKGLLHDFYKLHLSSFYKNLTYYGQRLYGSTSTSLTKGYSAFNEFVDYLITQPNKVNVTLPSVDNNIQPKDSGSDSTPSDDTSETLSLSSTQASDKKAEGGRQENKPGGKDQINETESEGKISKAEESIPSLTPKESTEVFINITSDQQIEKLPSKTKVDKIKVEKGIFEIGFPEGVFKGYKLVAYSVIIIAIPIILALMYKYFPFGCRKELKKKKNMKKVINMFGVNEATKRVINTTDRKKQVQIIINSSTQKKQNKKFTNSSTQKKQDERLTNSSTQKKQDEKLTNLSTQKKRNKKLKNSSTQKKQDKKVTNSSTQKKKTKQFINSIYWEKYPLLNIHKLMKTDSVPFVILFLFIFYVYKKKGYCLE, translated from the exons CTACCGCATCCAGAATCACAACCACAGAAAGAATTAACACCACAAATAGAATTACCAACACAGACAGAATCATCACCACAGATAGAATCACAGCAGGGACCAGAACCACAACCAGAACAAGACTCAGAAACACAGTTAAAATCACAGGCAAATATAGAATCACAAGATAATGAGAATGTGATACAACCTGCATCTACACCAGAAAAATCATCGATGAACCATgaaactataaaaaaaatcacaGAAAAGGGACTTTTACATGATTTCTATAAACTGCATCTTTCatctttttataaaaaccTTACTTATTATGGACAGCGTTTATATGGAAGTACATCAACTAGCTTAACAAAAGGTTATTCTGCATTTAATGAGTTTGTTGATTATTTAATCACTCAACCAAATAAAGTAAATGTTACATTACCATCAGTTGATAATAACATTCAACCCAAAGACTCGGGAAGTGATTCGACTCCCTCTGATGATACATCAGAAACACTCTCCCTTTCATCGACACAAGCTAGTGACAAAAAAGCTGAAGGTGGAAGGCAAGAAAATAAACCTGGAGGTAAAGACCAAATAAATGAAACTGAAAGTGAAGGCAAAATAAGTAAAGCTGAAGAATCAATACCAAGTTTAACTCCTAAAGAGTCCACAGAGGtttttatcaatataaCATCTGATCAACAAATTGAAAAACTTCCTTCTAAAACCAAGGTAGATAAAATCAAGGTAGAAAAAGGCATATTTGAAATAGGATTTCCAGAAGGTGTATTTAAAGGATACAAATTAGTTGCATATTCAGTTATAATTATTGCTATACCCATTATTTTAGCACTTATGTATAAG TATTTTCCATTTGGATGTAGAAAGGaattgaagaaaaaaaaaaacatgaaaaaggttataaatatgtttggTGTAAATGAAGCGACAAAAAGAGTTATAAACACAACTGATCGAAAAAAACAAGtgcaaataattataaattcatctactcaaaaaaaacagaatAAAAAGTTTACAAATTCATCTACTCAAAAAAAGCAGGATGAAAGACTTACAAATTCATCTACTCAAAAAAAGCAGGATGAAAAGCTTACAAATTTATCTACTCAAAAAAAGCGGAATAAAAAGCTTAAAAATTCATCTACCCAAAAAAAACAGGATAAAAAGGTTACAAATTCATCTActcaaaaaaagaagacTAAACAGTTTATAAATTCCATTTATTGGGAAAAATATccattattaaatatacataaactTATGAAGACCGATTCTGTACcatttgttattttatttttgtttattttttatgtttataaaaaaaaaggctATTGTttagaataa